One genomic window of Oceanispirochaeta sp. includes the following:
- a CDS encoding GerMN domain-containing protein, which translates to MSKNQNPVNKYKKLKPSSPSSPVRQREVRASSPARSNGKPVPQKSAPEKGQLPQILMIVLLSIICLCLLALVLFFFQPGRIQLWQSKSSQGSSDGAVIVRLEPEEAEVQEPVIPSEILPAETPAGDDEKGNPPANNQTREARIYFVKVNAEGQISLKSVTRKIDFNNSPLAQTVDSLISGPGTDEINKGSLTLIPEGSRLLSARIESGTAYLNFNEAFRFNPLGREGYVAQLKQIVYTS; encoded by the coding sequence ATGAGCAAGAATCAAAATCCTGTAAATAAATATAAGAAATTGAAACCTTCCTCACCCAGTTCCCCGGTGAGACAGCGAGAGGTGCGGGCATCCTCCCCGGCCCGGAGTAATGGGAAACCCGTCCCGCAAAAGTCAGCTCCAGAGAAGGGTCAACTGCCACAGATTCTTATGATTGTCCTCTTATCCATTATCTGCCTGTGTCTTCTGGCTCTGGTCCTCTTTTTCTTTCAACCCGGAAGAATCCAGCTCTGGCAGTCAAAATCATCACAGGGCAGCAGCGACGGTGCAGTGATCGTCCGCCTTGAACCGGAAGAAGCGGAAGTTCAGGAACCTGTCATACCCTCAGAAATATTACCTGCTGAAACGCCTGCTGGTGACGATGAAAAAGGCAATCCTCCGGCGAACAACCAGACCCGGGAAGCCAGGATCTATTTTGTGAAAGTAAATGCAGAGGGTCAAATTTCCTTAAAAAGTGTCACTCGAAAGATTGATTTTAATAATTCACCCCTGGCTCAAACCGTGGATTCCCTCATCAGCGGTCCTGGAACCGATGAGATCAATAAGGGGTCTCTCACCCTCATCCCCGAGGGATCAAGGCTGCTCTCAGCCCGCATTGAGTCAGGAACGGCCTATCTGAATTTCAATGAAGCCTTTCGTTTCAACCCCCTGGGAAGAGAGGGTTATGTGGCTCAATTGAAGCAGATTGTGTATACCTCT
- the ptsP gene encoding phosphoenolpyruvate--protein phosphotransferase: protein MKEFHGISASPGIVISKAFLYNEESFSVPRYSIEPGDTEGELIRYHKAIQAASDELSDLKKKITREYSQEEARFLDSHILMLHDPMFKDQVFEKLEKELINIEWIVQSVIQDYVEKLNNSRDVYLKERSMDMDDVSKRIISNLLMRKRKSLADLEMEVIVVTPDLLPSDTLLMNKWMVKGIVMDAGGRTSHTAILARSFGIPAILGLRHITGEVRDGDVLIIDGLKGIVFVNPDEETLKRYKKKKQEYLKRESELFNLGNLPSETRDGKLISLKANIEVAEELDSVHAYNAAGIGLFRSEFLVMQSGQEKDEELQFSAYKKVLEGMNGLPVTIRTLDVGGDKLINEIAQKNEKNPLLGWRAIRFCLESIDIFKIQLRAILRASVFGSVKIMFPMISGIEEFEKALKVLKSVKKELTAEGIAFADEIPVGCMIEVPSAALTSDILARKADFFSIGTNDLIQYTIAVDRGNEKITSMYEPFHPAVLRLIRIVVENAHNAGIPVGMCGEMAGDPLAAVILLGLGLDELSMSAFSIPEIKRIIRSTTILESEEFLGTLMDMKSFIDIDRYVREWMEEKFEFITG, encoded by the coding sequence ATGAAAGAATTTCATGGAATATCAGCATCTCCCGGTATCGTTATCTCAAAGGCATTTCTTTACAATGAAGAGAGTTTTTCTGTACCCCGTTATTCAATTGAGCCGGGAGACACCGAGGGTGAGCTGATAAGATATCATAAAGCCATCCAGGCTGCATCGGATGAATTGTCAGATTTAAAAAAGAAAATCACAAGAGAGTACAGTCAGGAAGAAGCCCGCTTCCTCGATTCTCATATCCTTATGCTTCATGACCCCATGTTTAAAGATCAGGTTTTTGAAAAACTGGAAAAAGAACTGATTAATATAGAGTGGATTGTGCAAAGTGTTATTCAGGATTATGTGGAAAAGTTAAATAACTCGAGAGATGTTTACTTAAAAGAACGATCCATGGATATGGATGATGTTTCCAAGAGGATTATTAGTAATCTCCTTATGAGGAAGAGAAAGTCCCTGGCCGATCTTGAAATGGAAGTTATCGTGGTCACACCGGATCTCCTGCCTTCAGATACTCTTTTGATGAACAAATGGATGGTCAAGGGAATTGTGATGGATGCGGGAGGCAGAACATCACACACTGCTATTCTGGCCCGTTCCTTCGGGATACCTGCCATTCTGGGACTCCGGCATATCACTGGTGAAGTCAGAGATGGTGATGTCCTGATCATTGATGGACTCAAAGGCATTGTCTTTGTTAATCCCGATGAGGAGACACTTAAAAGATATAAAAAGAAAAAGCAGGAATACCTCAAGCGGGAATCAGAACTTTTTAATCTCGGGAATCTTCCCTCGGAAACAAGAGACGGTAAGCTCATTTCTTTAAAGGCGAATATTGAGGTGGCAGAAGAACTGGATTCGGTTCATGCCTATAATGCTGCCGGAATCGGATTGTTCCGGAGTGAGTTTCTTGTGATGCAGTCTGGCCAGGAGAAGGATGAGGAACTTCAGTTCTCAGCTTATAAAAAAGTTCTGGAAGGGATGAACGGACTGCCTGTGACCATCCGGACACTGGATGTGGGCGGTGATAAGCTGATTAATGAAATCGCCCAGAAAAATGAAAAGAATCCTCTCCTGGGATGGAGAGCCATTCGTTTTTGTCTTGAGAGTATTGATATTTTTAAAATTCAGCTTCGGGCCATCCTCAGAGCCTCTGTCTTCGGATCTGTTAAAATAATGTTTCCCATGATCTCAGGAATTGAAGAGTTTGAGAAAGCCTTGAAGGTATTAAAGTCTGTAAAAAAAGAACTGACCGCCGAAGGGATTGCTTTTGCTGATGAAATTCCTGTAGGATGCATGATCGAAGTTCCTTCTGCGGCCTTGACTTCAGATATCCTGGCCAGGAAAGCGGATTTCTTTTCAATCGGGACAAATGATTTAATTCAATATACCATCGCAGTGGACCGGGGTAATGAAAAAATTACCAGCATGTATGAGCCCTTCCACCCGGCAGTTCTCAGGCTGATCAGGATCGTAGTAGAAAATGCTCATAATGCCGGAATCCCCGTTGGGATGTGCGGTGAGATGGCGGGTGATCCTCTGGCGGCAGTGATTCTATTGGGTCTGGGATTGGATGAACTGAGTATGAGTGCATTCAGTATTCCTGAAATTAAGCGTATTATTCGCTCCACCACCATACTGGAGTCTGAGGAATTTCTCGGAACCCTGATGGATATGAAAAGTTTTATTGATATTGACCGTTATGTTCGAGAGTGGATGGAGGAAAAATTTGAATTTATCACAGGATAG
- the der gene encoding ribosome biogenesis GTPase Der, whose translation MNLSQDRVDRLPRVVIAGRPNVGKSTLFNRIIKKRKAITDPTPGVTRDIIQERCFIRDQEVMLMDTGGFKLERDDSFDELVAQKSLQMLKEGDLILFVMDVNDITSEDETFIESLRAHQEKVLLVVNKVDHPDKENEIWNLYSLGFQNIIGVSATHGWNLDAFNEKIISMIDFSLFNGAAELEKDPHISIAILGKPNTGKSTLTNQLSGKENSIVSPIAGTTRDVIEGRFLYKKREYKVLDTAGIRRKKKVVEDVEYYSVNRAFHTIDDSDIIFLLIDIQEGLTEQDKKISQQIVNQGKGVVLVLNKWDTTDGSKDSWDQAVEKVRFLFPILSFAPVMAVSGLKGTGLDKLLDETEKVYRQLTKRVETSQLNESLHYWMDYNPIPSVKNKRYKLLYLTQVTSHPVKFVLFVNREKGFPDSYKRYIMNQIRKEYGMSKIPINMELKERS comes from the coding sequence TTGAATTTATCACAGGATAGGGTGGACCGGTTGCCCAGAGTTGTTATAGCCGGAAGACCCAATGTGGGAAAATCTACTCTGTTCAACAGGATTATTAAGAAAAGAAAAGCCATTACAGACCCTACACCCGGAGTGACGAGAGATATTATTCAGGAACGCTGTTTTATCCGGGATCAGGAAGTCATGCTTATGGACACGGGTGGCTTCAAGCTGGAGAGAGACGACAGCTTTGATGAACTGGTGGCCCAGAAATCACTGCAGATGCTGAAAGAGGGTGATCTGATCCTTTTCGTCATGGATGTAAACGATATTACCAGTGAGGATGAAACTTTTATTGAAAGCCTCAGGGCACACCAGGAAAAAGTACTCCTTGTTGTCAACAAAGTAGATCATCCAGATAAAGAAAATGAGATCTGGAATCTTTATTCTCTGGGATTTCAAAATATCATCGGGGTCTCTGCCACCCACGGCTGGAATCTGGATGCCTTTAATGAAAAAATTATCTCTATGATAGACTTTTCTCTTTTTAATGGCGCTGCTGAACTGGAAAAGGATCCTCATATCAGTATCGCTATTCTCGGGAAACCAAATACAGGGAAATCAACCCTGACAAACCAACTCAGCGGGAAAGAAAACTCCATTGTTTCACCCATTGCGGGTACGACCAGAGATGTCATTGAAGGCCGATTCCTATATAAGAAAAGAGAGTATAAAGTCCTGGATACCGCAGGGATCAGGAGAAAGAAGAAAGTCGTTGAGGATGTGGAATACTATTCTGTCAACCGGGCTTTCCATACCATTGATGACTCTGATATTATCTTTCTTCTCATCGATATACAGGAAGGATTAACCGAACAGGATAAAAAGATCTCCCAGCAGATAGTCAATCAGGGGAAGGGTGTTGTCCTGGTTTTAAATAAGTGGGATACCACGGATGGATCAAAAGACAGCTGGGACCAGGCCGTCGAAAAGGTTCGCTTCCTATTTCCTATCTTGAGTTTTGCCCCCGTCATGGCTGTGTCAGGCTTAAAGGGAACAGGACTTGATAAACTTTTGGATGAAACAGAGAAAGTATACCGTCAGTTGACAAAAAGAGTCGAAACCAGTCAGTTGAATGAATCTTTGCACTACTGGATGGATTATAATCCCATTCCTTCAGTGAAAAACAAGAGGTACAAACTCCTTTATTTGACTCAGGTGACTTCACATCCCGTAAAATTCGTACTCTTTGTTAATAGAGAGAAGGGTTTTCCCGATTCTTATAAAAGGTACATTATGAATCAGATTCGAAAAGAATACGGAATGTCCAAAATTCCCATCAACATGGAGTTGAAAGAACGTTCCTGA
- a CDS encoding MotA/TolQ/ExbB proton channel family protein, whose amino-acid sequence MLDILQKGGIILWIIMVLSVLAMAIVIERYFYFKRIKVDAEKLYIRIKGAFAKNHFDEALSICDSNVSPLTGLMKVGIAHRDQPEFVQKEVLKDAARQEIPQLERFLTPLGTIAHISPLLGLLGTVTGNIKSFGILGGGTSFADPSVLAKGISEALITTAAGLIVSIPAVIFYNYLIQKVENILIKMENQVNEMILLLKGQKKERTGDEV is encoded by the coding sequence ATGCTGGATATATTGCAGAAAGGCGGAATAATCCTTTGGATTATTATGGTGTTATCCGTCCTGGCCATGGCTATTGTCATTGAACGTTATTTTTACTTCAAAAGGATTAAAGTGGACGCGGAGAAGCTATATATCCGGATTAAAGGAGCCTTCGCCAAGAATCATTTTGATGAGGCACTTTCAATCTGTGACAGCAATGTCTCCCCTCTGACGGGACTCATGAAAGTCGGGATTGCTCACCGGGACCAGCCCGAGTTTGTTCAGAAAGAAGTCCTTAAGGATGCGGCCAGACAGGAAATCCCTCAGCTGGAAAGGTTTTTGACCCCTTTAGGGACTATTGCCCACATTTCACCCCTGCTGGGGCTGTTGGGAACGGTCACCGGAAATATAAAATCTTTTGGTATTCTGGGAGGCGGAACCTCTTTCGCGGATCCCTCAGTGCTTGCTAAAGGTATCTCGGAGGCCCTCATTACGACGGCTGCCGGTTTAATCGTATCCATCCCTGCCGTTATTTTTTACAATTATCTTATTCAAAAAGTAGAAAATATCCTTATCAAAATGGAAAATCAGGTGAATGAAATGATTTTGCTTTTAAAAGGTCAAAAGAAGGAGAGGACAGGAGATGAGGTATGA
- a CDS encoding biopolymer transporter ExbD produces the protein MIFERRLKPHINVDLTPLIDVVFQLVIFFMISSVFNTAPGITLDLPESTTSENVEITELRLTVLSRDEIYVNKESCTLLTLEETLVGVIERSPMEEPVVVFDGDSDIPYQMMIQVLDILRRQGFNGVNLVTREKVEDS, from the coding sequence ATGATATTCGAACGGCGTCTTAAGCCTCATATCAATGTTGACCTTACTCCTCTAATTGATGTTGTGTTTCAGCTGGTTATCTTTTTCATGATCTCCAGTGTTTTCAACACGGCACCCGGCATTACTCTGGATCTGCCAGAGTCTACCACATCAGAAAACGTCGAGATCACAGAACTGAGGCTGACGGTTCTTTCCCGGGATGAGATTTATGTGAATAAAGAGAGCTGTACTCTCCTGACACTGGAAGAGACCCTTGTGGGGGTAATTGAACGCAGTCCTATGGAGGAACCTGTTGTTGTCTTTGACGGGGATAGTGATATTCCCTACCAGATGATGATTCAGGTTCTTGATATCCTGCGTCGGCAGGGTTTTAACGGTGTGAATCTAGTTACCAGAGAGAAAGTTGAGGATTCCTGA
- a CDS encoding HAD family hydrolase yields the protein MALKAVAFDIDGTLYPNWRMQLFSFPFLLTHLPLVMKFSKVRKELRGIENISDFRKTQSELMAARLGGSVEEASSTVETIIYRKWETIFKRVKPYSGLQSALEELKSMGLSLGVMSDFPVGNKLNYFRVDGHWNAVMSSEETGYLKPHAAPFLALARKLGCRPEEVLYVGNSYEYDVKGASAAGMKTVYIQCQGKIVPEADLTIRNFKDFVKNIEFLLREE from the coding sequence ATGGCTCTAAAAGCTGTCGCCTTTGACATTGACGGGACCTTGTACCCTAACTGGAGAATGCAGTTATTCTCATTTCCTTTTCTATTGACTCATCTTCCTCTTGTCATGAAGTTCTCAAAAGTTAGAAAAGAGTTACGTGGTATCGAGAACATCAGCGATTTTAGAAAAACTCAGTCAGAGCTGATGGCCGCTCGCCTCGGGGGGTCGGTTGAAGAAGCCAGCTCCACAGTTGAAACAATCATTTATAGGAAATGGGAGACCATTTTTAAGAGGGTGAAACCCTATTCCGGTCTTCAGAGTGCTCTGGAAGAATTAAAATCCATGGGTTTGTCTCTGGGAGTCATGTCTGATTTTCCTGTGGGAAACAAGCTGAACTATTTCCGGGTCGATGGACACTGGAATGCAGTCATGTCCAGTGAAGAAACTGGATACCTGAAACCCCATGCGGCTCCTTTTCTGGCTCTGGCCCGGAAGCTGGGATGCCGGCCAGAAGAGGTCCTCTATGTGGGGAACAGTTACGAATATGACGTCAAAGGCGCCTCTGCGGCTGGAATGAAGACCGTTTATATTCAATGTCAGGGCAAAATTGTCCCCGAAGCCGATCTCACCATCCGCAATTTTAAAGATTTTGTTAAAAATATTGAATTCCTTCTGAGAGAGGAGTAA